The following coding sequences lie in one Fusarium poae strain DAOMC 252244 chromosome 1, whole genome shotgun sequence genomic window:
- a CDS encoding hypothetical protein (BUSCO:34442at5125) yields the protein MKKFGFGKKGDDGDDTNRHALFGRKKSSQSVSSDNPYAKQGGKDPYADDAKYANVTPYQQARAGLSNGPSPGPGAQAANPYGAPPPAQGGHNSQPPSGYGADRYGSGGGYGGSRYGDTPSQNRPAPSAGARGPGGYGGFGPSEPDNNRDDLFAGAQQRQAQNQQPANNGPQSGAAGGSYGGYGEERELTAEEQEEAEYQSILAEKRQLQQESASSVNRSVQMARQANEVGRATLARLGAQGERLNNTEKHLDLAANQNKIAQDRAAELKTLNGSMFAVHVSNPFTSKQRKARADEEVLNRHRSEREQREATRRDGFTANQRMENNFREVNAAARPRQQPRKKDYGKFNLEDEEGADELEDQIDDGINELEGQVSMMNMVGRAIGKEVDAQNKQIDRITDKASRFSPQPVWIHC from the coding sequence ATGAAGAAGTTTGGCTTTGGAAAGAAAGGCGATGATGGCGACGACACTAACCGCCACGCCTTATTCGGTCGCAAAAAGTCGTCTCAGTCTGTCTCTTCCGACAATCCCTACGCCAAACAAGGCGGCAAAGATCCCTACGCCGATGATGCAAAGTACGCCAACGTCACTCCTTACCAGCAAGCCCGCGCTGGTCTAAGCAATGGCCCTTCCCCTGGCCCCGGTGCTCAAGCCGCCAACCCTTATggtgctcctcctcctgcccAAGGAGGTCATAACTCTCAGCCCCCAAGTGGTTACGGTGCTGACCGATACGGATCCGGAGGTGGTTATGGTGGAAGCCGATATGGCGATACTCCTTCGCAGAACCGCCCTGCTCCATCTGCTGGTGCAAGAGGTCCGGGTGGTTATGGTGGATTTGGGCCTAGCGAGCCTGACAATAACCGCGATGACCTCTTTGCCGGCGCCCAGCAACGACAGGCCCAAAACCAGCAACCCGCCAACAACGGCCCACAATCTGGGGCTGCCGGTGGCTCCTACGGTGGTTATGGCGAGGAACGCGAATTGACTGCTgaggaacaagaagaagctgaatACCAATCTATCCTTGCGGAGAAGCGACAACTCCAGCAGGAGAGTGCCTCTTCGGTCAACCGCTCAGTGCAGATGGCTCGTCAAGCCAACGAAGTTGGTCGTGCCACTCTCGCTCGTCTGGGAGCCCAGGGAGAACGTCTTAACAACACTGAAAAGCATCTTGATTTGGCTGCCAACCAGAACAAGATTGCACAGGATCGAGCTGCTGAGCTCAAGACACTCAACGGCAGCATGTTTGCCGTTCATGTGAGCAACCCTTTCACCTCCAAACAGCGTAAAGCCAGGGCGGACGAGGAAGTTCTGAACCGCCATCGATCGGAAAGAGAACAGCGGGAGGCTACTCGCCGCGATGGTTTCACAGCCAATCAGCGCATGGAGAACAACTTCAGAGAAGTGAACGCTGCTGCCCGACCAAGACAACAACCACGCAAAAAGGATTACGGAAAGTTCAActtggaagatgaagaaggagcCGACGAACTCGAGGACCAGATCGATGATGGTATCAACGAACTCGAGGGTCAGGTATCCATGATGAACATGGTCGGCCGAGCTATTGGAAAGGAGGTTGATGCGCAAAATAAGCAGATTGATCGTATTACGGATAAGGCAAGTCGCTTCTCACCCCAACCAGTCTGGATTCATTGCTAA
- a CDS encoding hypothetical protein (BUSCO:10718at5125): MATDNNSGPPAKKRKTKSKDLNALTVGGKVISLEGYLTAPPKPKEVDAKASETTDSETPTTITATTVPEKKKDNTQQRPAKNHKDYQIKDRYNEKARSREDPKLLKTRKQLPIWQYREDIQQALRNNSDVLVLVGETGSGKSTQVPQFLYQEPWCRRQKIKLAGSDEEISVGGTVAITQPRRVAATTLAHRVAQEAGTPLGKGRPDGLVGYSVRFDHQVPKGSRIKFLTEGMLLQELLRDPNLKNYSAIVVDEIHERSLDVDLLVGFLKQILSSDLSGRGGIPLKVVIMSATADVEGIQEFFKDVRPKTQDENLLQVLKIKGRQYPVTVHHEPRPVADLQDALLKTIYKIHLQEQLPGDILAFLTGQEEIEAAQKLIEEYAATLASNIPKIKVFPLYGQLSMDAQREAFLPVKASFTRKIVLATNIAETSVTVPGVRYVVDCGKAKVKQYRARLGMESLLAKPISKSSAVQRTGRAGREGPGKCFRLYPETAFKTLQDSDLPEILRNDVLGAVLTMKARGIQDVLTFPLMDPPETEAIEKALIHLHFLGALNDDGTITKTGETMARFPISAPLGAVLLAAANPEFDCVVEAIDIISCITSGEDIFLSIQSEEAQEEVETFRKELQRREGDIITYLTTIQQYTAENADRVVWCKQRKINMRNMRQALNIRRQLRGMCLKEKLLDEAPPADPQPFIPISPERAEQVLKCFMRGFALKTAMLAPDSSYVTVQGKHVVAIHPASVLHGQKKEAIMFLEHVYTNKNYAKKVSAIQAVWIAEALEGK; this comes from the coding sequence ATGGCAACCGACAATAATTCTGGACCTCCAGCTAAGAAGAGGAAAACCAAGTCAAAGGATCTGAATGCTTTGACCGTCGGAGGAAAAGTCATTTCTTTAGAGGGTTACCTTACAGCGCCCCCCAAGCCTAAAGAAGTCGATGCAAAGGCATCGGAAACAACAGACAGCGAGACCCcaacaacaataacagcTACCACCGTaccagagaagaagaaggataaCACGCAGCAAAGGCCAGCCAAAAACCACAAGGACTATCAGATCAAAGACCGTTACAATGAAAAGGCACGAAGTCGAGAAGACCCGAAACTGCTCAAAACTCGCAAACAGCTTCCCATCTGGCAGTATCGCGAGGACATTCAGCAGGCGCTGCGAAACAACAGCGATGTTCTTGTTCTAGTGGGTGAGACAGGTTCCGGTAAAAGTACACAAGTCCCTCAGTTTCTCTACCAGGAGCCCTGGTGTAGGCGGCAAAAGATCAAGCTCGCTGGATCAGACGAAGAAATTTCAGTTGGGGGCACGGTTGCTATTACACAGCCTCGACGAGTCGCCGCAACGACACTGGCCCATCGAGTTGCCCAGGAAGCCGGAACTCCTTTAGGAAAAGGCCGGCCGGATGGCTTGGTTGGTTATTCAGTTCGATTCGACCATCAAGTGCCGAAGGGCTCGCGGATCAAGTTCTTGACTGAGGGCATGCTGCTCCAAGAACTGCTGCGAGACCCCAATCTCAAAAATTACAGCGCTATTGTGGTTGACGAAATCCACGAGCGGAGTCTTGACGTCGATCTCCTGGTCGGGTTTCTAAAGCAGATTCTCTCTAGCGATCTGTCTGGTCGCGGCGGCATTCCTCTCAAGGTCGTCATCATGAGTGCCACAGCAGACGTGGAGGGTATCCAGGAGTTCTTCAAAGATGTTCGCCCCAAGACACAAGACGAGAATTTGCTCCAAGTTCTCAAGATCAAAGGAAGACAATATCCGGTGACTGTTCATCATGAGCCACGACCGGTAGCTGACCTTCAAGATGCACTTCTCAAGACGATATACAAAATTCATCTACAAGAGCAACTTCCTGGAGACATCCTTGCTTTCCTGACAGGTCAGGAAGAGATTGAGGCGGCGCAAAAATTAATCGAAGAATATGCGGCAACACTGGCATCGAACATCCCCAAGATCAAGGTCTTCCCGTTGTATGGTCAATTATCGATGGACGCGCAACGCGAAGCGTTCCTGCCCGTCAAGGCATCATTTACTCGAAAGATCGTGTTGGCAACAAACATTGCTGAGACATCAGTCACTGTACCCGGAGTCAGATACGTGGTGGACTGTGGAAAAGCCAAGGTGAAGCAATACCGAGCTCGTCTTGGTATGGAATCTCTCCTCGCCAAGCCTATCTCGAAGTCGTCTGCTGTTCAACGAACTGGTCGAGCTGGTCGTGAAGGCCCAGGTAAATGTTTCCGCCTGTACCCTGAAACGGCTTTCAAGACACTGCAAGATTCTGATCTTCCGGAAATTCTTCGCAATGACGTCCTAGGAGCGGTATTGACCATGAAGGCGCGCGGGATCCAAGATGTTCTGACGTTTCCTCTTATGGATCCACCAGAAACAGAAGCAATTGAGAAGGCACTGATTCACTTGCATTTCCTTGGAGCTCTGAACGATGATGGCACCATCACAAAGACTGGTGAAACGATGGCCCGTTTCCCCATATCTGCGCCTTTGGGAGCTGTGCTACTTGCTGCTGCTAATCCCGAATTTGACTGTGTGGTTGAAGCAATCGACATTATCTCCTGCATCACATCTGGCGAAGATATCTTTTTGAGTATACAATCTGAAGAGGCACAGGAAGAGGTCGAGACCTTTAGAAAGGAGCTTCAGCGCCGGGAGGGTGACATTATTACATATCTCACCACCATTCAGCAGTACACGGCCGAGAATGCAGACAGAGTGGTTTGGTGCAAGCAACGGAAGATCAACATGCGAAACATGAGACAGGCTCTGAACATTCGAAGGCAGCTTCGCGGCATGTGTCTCAAGGAGAAGCTTTTGGATGAAGCTCCACCGGCCGATCCTCAGCCGTTTATCCCCATCTCACCAGAGCGCGCAGAGCAGGTCCTCAAATGCTTCATGCGGGGCTTCGCTTTGAAGACTGCAATGCTGGCTCCCGATAGCAGTTACGTCACTGTTCAAGGCAAGCACGTTGTGGCCATTCACCCAGCTAGCGTGCTACATGGGCAAAAGAAAGAAGCCATCATGTTCCTGGAGCATGTTTATACTAATAAGAATTATGCTAAAAAGGTCAGCGCCATTCAGGCAGTATGGATTGCAGAGGCATTGGAGGGGAAATGA